From one Gammaproteobacteria bacterium genomic stretch:
- a CDS encoding PAS domain S-box protein, which yields MDAALDCIIMADHQGRIIDLNPAAEQNFGYSRTAVIGKTVAETIIPPALREAHERGMARYLPTGKAVVLGTRFEITAMRADGSEFPIELAITPALVTDQPVFIAYLRDITTRKDAEKHLAQMEGKYRWLLEAAPDAMVVVNEGGEIVLLNLQAEKQFGYRRDELVGQQVNNIIPEGFAERLVADDLRSAADALAQQIGTGIELIGRRKDGSAFPIEIMLSPLENAEGTLVTAAIRDITTRQEVEAHLVQKVEELNR from the coding sequence TGCATCATCATGGCCGACCATCAGGGCCGCATCATCGATTTGAATCCAGCCGCGGAACAAAACTTCGGCTACAGCCGCACAGCGGTGATCGGCAAAACCGTCGCCGAAACCATCATCCCGCCAGCGCTACGCGAAGCGCACGAGCGCGGCATGGCGCGCTATCTGCCAACCGGCAAGGCTGTCGTGCTCGGCACGCGCTTCGAAATTACCGCGATGCGCGCCGACGGCAGCGAGTTTCCGATCGAGCTGGCGATTACGCCCGCCCTGGTCACAGACCAGCCCGTGTTCATCGCCTACCTGCGCGACATCACCACGCGCAAGGATGCGGAGAAGCATCTGGCGCAGATGGAGGGCAAATACCGCTGGCTCCTGGAGGCGGCGCCGGATGCGATGGTGGTGGTAAACGAGGGCGGGGAGATCGTCCTGCTGAATCTTCAAGCGGAGAAACAGTTTGGATACCGCCGCGACGAGCTCGTAGGACAGCAGGTAAACAATATCATTCCAGAGGGCTTCGCGGAACGGCTGGTCGCGGACGATCTTCGATCCGCGGCAGACGCGCTGGCGCAGCAGATCGGTACGGGGATCGAGCTCATCGGACGGCGGAAGGATGGCAGCGCGTTTCCGATCGAGATCATGTTGAGCCCGCTGGAGAACGCCGAGGGAACACTCGTGACGGCAGCGATTCGCGATATAACCACGCGCCAAGAAGTCGAAGCGCACCTTGTGCAGAAAGTGGAGGAATTAAACCG